The window TTCGAGTTTAAATTTTTCTCTTGCCTCAGGATGGAAAATATGAAGGATAACGTCTCCCGCATCCAGTAAAATCCAATCTGAATTGTTAAGACCTTCAGCAGAAGCCGGCCACTGCGCAGTATGTTTTAATTCATACACTATATGTTCTGCGATTGCCGTTATATTTTTTGTAGATCTACCACTAGCAAAAATCATATATGTTGCCAGTGGTATTTCATTGCCAAGTTTAAGTACTGTAATATTTTGAGCGTTTTTATCTTCTAATATTTTGACAATAAAGTCCTTTAGCTCATTTGGAGTATCAATCATTAGCCTTTATTTGTTAATAATTATTTAATCTAAGAGGATGAAATTAATATCCACCACTCCTTTGTGAATTATTATATTATTAGTTTGGGATTTCGCAAGGAATGGTTTGAATTTTCTAATACATATAGAATATTTTCTTAGCTGCCTATCAAATAAAACAAATTAAAAGAATTTTTAGAGTACCGGTATTTTTTAGAACATTTAAAGATTGCAAATTATAAATTTTTTTTGTAGCTTCCATTATATAATTTCTTAAATAACAAGACTTTTACATATGGCCATTTCCGAAGAAGAATTATTGTTAATACTACAACAAAAATTTCCTAATGCAAAAATAAAATTAAAGGATTTAGCCGGAGACCAAGATCATTATTCTTTAGAAATAAACGATCCTTCATTTAAAAATATTCCATTAGTTAAACAGCATAAATTAGTTAACACAGCTTTAGCAGAAGTACTACATAGTAAGCTTCATGCTATCACTATTAAAACCAAACATTATTAGAAAATAAAGTTGTTTTTCTATCAATGGTTTTTACTAAAAAACATTAATAATCTATTGCGAACTTCCTCAGCTGCATTCTCGGCTAAGTCAGACATAGAATCCTGTCTTATAACCGAATTGGAATATAACGAAAAATTAGTACTGTAGGAGCTCATTTTAGAGAAAGTACCGTAAGTTAAGACTTTTAGGTCTTTTTTGTCAATCAATTGATAGGTAACGTTGATATTTTGTGTTTCCCGAAGAATATCAGAATTACTCTGTATAACATTATAAGAGTTACTAAACGACAATTTCGTATTCAACACATAAAGGCTCTTCTTCGCTGACGGAAAAATGCTTTTTAGATGATTATAAAAATTTGTTCCTTCAATAGTTCTCATAGGGGTTATTTCAACAAATGTAAGAAAATTCTCGTTATACGCATCAGCTTTATAAGCAGGTCTAAAACCGCATGAAACCTGCATAAAAAAGGCAAGCATAAAAAATAATATCTTGATATTTTTTGATGCGAAAAAGAGATGATTTATTTTCATGTTGTTATTAAAATAAGGTACTACTCTCTATTATTAACAACAGTTTTATCCTGATTTTCATTATTCAAATTTTTATTTCTCTGTGAATTACTTCTTCTTCTGTTAATTCTTTTCCTAGATTTACTAACATGCTTATTACGGTCAGTAGATAATGGTTCTGCTGCAATTACTTCTTCTTGATCATTAGTTTTGTTAGTATCGATATCTTTAGCACCTTCGCTAGCATCAGTTTTTTCAACAACCTCAGATTTTAAATCCTCTTCATTATAATGATTTTGCTGAACTAGATTATGTTTCTGAACCTTTTTATTTTTAGGGTTTGTTTTTTTACTTTCTGAATTTTCGGTATATATTTCGTTAATATCTTGTAATAATGGTTGTTTAACTGTACTTTCTGATTTGTTTTTTTCTGATAATTTAATTTTTTCTATTGAATAGCTATCAGCTGTTGCTTCTTTATCAATGTGAAAGTTAAGTTTTATAGAATATTTTTTCTCAATAAAAGCTATTTCTTCTCTTTTGTTATTGAGCAGATATAGCATTGATGAAGCAATCCCATAAACATTTACAACATTGTAATTATTATTGTAAATCTCATTTTCTATAGTTCTTAGTATTAACATTGAATTAGACTCATCGGCTCGTACGATTCCTTTACCGCTACAGTGCAGACATATATTGGAATTTACTTCTAAAAAAGACGGTCGTAGTCTCTGTCTTGACATCTCAAGCAAACCGAAACTACTAATATGAGAGGTCTGTATCCTTGCCTTGTCTTTGCTTAAAAACTCTCTTAAAGTTCTTTCCACTATTTTACGGTTTCTAACCTCGGCCATATCTATAAAGTCTAAGACAAGCAACCCTGATAAATCTCTCAGTTTTACTTGCCTTGCTATTTCCCTTGCTGCTTCAAGATTATTTTTTAAAGCCATTTCTTCAATATTGCGCTCACTGGTAGCTCTACCAGAATTTACATCTATTGAAATTAATGCTTCAGTAGGGTTAATGACTATATACCCCCCAGATGGCAGCTGAACAATCGGTTGGTATAATTTTGCCAGTTGATCTTCAACATTAAATTTAGT of the Candidatus Megaera polyxenophila genome contains:
- a CDS encoding ribosome silencing factor RsfS, producing MIDTPNELKDFIVKILEDKNAQNITVLKLGNEIPLATYMIFASGRSTKNITAIAEHIVYELKHTAQWPASAEGLNNSDWILLDAGDVILHIFHPEAREKFKLEELWSKKK
- a CDS encoding bolA family transcriptional regulator, with the protein product MAISEEELLLILQQKFPNAKIKLKDLAGDQDHYSLEINDPSFKNIPLVKQHKLVNTALAEVLHSKLHAITIKTKHY
- a CDS encoding ribonuclease E; translated protein: MKKRILIDANFPTETRIVLLDKNNNVEDVEYSSVNKKQIKGNIYLAKVTRVEPALQAAFVDYGDEKSGFLPFNEIHPDYYNILARDKKGDTPSWNELFPPEITSEDLMQTKQQNIGNDVIDNDEIDISKIEKLVDEKIQSDFDIEVEDNEVESFSKEDVHSDTRKAYKIQEVIKKGQILLVQVTKEERGNKGVSLTTYISLAGKYCVLMPNKPLQNGISRKISNHDERKRLKDIINSLLSGKNKETSSVIARTAGAGHTSLDIKKDYEYLVKLWNRIREATLKANAPSFIHQEDGLILKTIRDMFDRNVKEVIVQGTTAFNICVKFVKDIMPYALNSIKEYKSNTPIFTKFNVEDQLAKLYQPIVQLPSGGYIVINPTEALISIDVNSGRATSERNIEEMALKNNLEAAREIARQVKLRDLSGLLVLDFIDMAEVRNRKIVERTLREFLSKDKARIQTSHISSFGLLEMSRQRLRPSFLEVNSNICLHCSGKGIVRADESNSMLILRTIENEIYNNNYNVVNVYGIASSMLYLLNNKREEIAFIEKKYSIKLNFHIDKEATADSYSIEKIKLSEKNKSESTVKQPLLQDINEIYTENSESKKTNPKNKKVQKHNLVQQNHYNEEDLKSEVVEKTDASEGAKDIDTNKTNDQEEVIAAEPLSTDRNKHVSKSRKRINRRRSNSQRNKNLNNENQDKTVVNNRE